In one Sphingobium indicum B90A genomic region, the following are encoded:
- a CDS encoding response regulator, producing the protein MAANPKILLVEDDPAIAGIIAELLEEADYEVDGPHASLADGMAAVAADFPAGAVLDVRVGDGDVGLLADDLDRYDIPYLFCTGAFAHPALDAHPGAPLVPKWALSRQLIDALRQIVH; encoded by the coding sequence ATGGCGGCGAACCCCAAAATCCTGCTGGTGGAGGATGATCCGGCGATAGCCGGCATCATCGCGGAGCTGCTGGAAGAGGCGGATTACGAAGTGGACGGTCCCCATGCCAGCCTGGCCGACGGCATGGCGGCGGTCGCTGCGGACTTCCCGGCGGGCGCGGTGCTCGACGTGCGGGTGGGGGATGGGGACGTCGGCCTGCTGGCCGACGATCTGGACCGATATGACATCCCTTATCTGTTCTGCACCGGAGCCTTCGCGCATCCCGCGCTGGATGCCCATCCCGGCGCGCCGCTGGTGCCCAAATGGGCCTTGTCCCGACAGTTGATCGATGCCCTGCGCCAGATCGTGCATTAG
- a CDS encoding iron-containing redox enzyme family protein encodes MRGFIVATLWEYHGSQFLQQRFQEELSYWNRERLSPAFPSDMTADRFDRDRRMLRLEHGFIEELRAEVREKAARAPTDPDGFIAWFEGLKESGPGQHDPLFPWLAQEASRDEIRWFLSQEAAGEAGFDDLVALTQVKLPPRAKLELARNYWDEMGRGNAKGMHGPMLSQLVDILDLDIGIDSTAWQSLALANAMTAMATSRCHAWHSVGALGVIELTAPGRSAHVAQGLRRIGLSGGERRYFDLHAVLDVKHSRDWNDEAIAPLVAEDPRRATAMAEGALIRLRCGQRCFEHYRAHFGLG; translated from the coding sequence ATGAGAGGTTTTATCGTGGCGACATTATGGGAATATCACGGATCACAATTTTTGCAGCAGCGTTTTCAGGAGGAACTTTCCTACTGGAATCGCGAGCGGCTGTCGCCGGCATTTCCGTCGGACATGACGGCGGACAGGTTCGACCGTGACCGGCGCATGCTCCGGCTGGAGCATGGCTTCATCGAGGAACTGCGCGCCGAGGTCCGCGAGAAGGCGGCGCGGGCGCCGACCGATCCCGACGGGTTCATCGCCTGGTTCGAAGGGCTGAAGGAAAGCGGGCCGGGCCAGCACGATCCGCTTTTCCCCTGGCTGGCGCAGGAAGCGAGCCGGGACGAAATCCGGTGGTTCCTCTCGCAGGAGGCGGCCGGGGAAGCAGGGTTCGACGATCTGGTCGCGCTGACCCAGGTGAAGCTGCCGCCCCGCGCCAAGCTGGAACTGGCGCGCAATTATTGGGACGAGATGGGTCGGGGCAACGCCAAGGGCATGCATGGGCCGATGCTGAGCCAGTTGGTCGACATACTGGACCTCGACATCGGCATCGATAGCACCGCGTGGCAGAGCCTGGCCCTCGCCAATGCGATGACGGCTATGGCGACGTCGCGCTGCCACGCATGGCACAGCGTGGGCGCGCTGGGGGTGATCGAGCTGACCGCGCCCGGCCGCTCCGCGCATGTCGCCCAAGGCCTGCGCCGCATCGGGCTGAGCGGCGGCGAAAGGCGCTATTTCGATCTGCACGCCGTGCTGGACGTGAAACATAGCCGCGACTGGAACGATGAGGCCATAGCGCCGCTGGTTGCCGAAGACCCCCGGCGGGCCACCGCCATGGCGGAAGGCGCGCTGATCCGCCTGCGATGCGGGCAGCGTTGCTTCGAGCATTATCGCGCCCATTTCGGGCTGGGATGA
- a CDS encoding lmo0937 family membrane protein, translating into MLWTILVILLILWALGAFVMPVGGALIHLLLVLALVVLIYQLVAGRRVP; encoded by the coding sequence ATGTTGTGGACCATCCTTGTCATCCTCCTCATCCTGTGGGCATTGGGCGCGTTCGTCATGCCGGTCGGCGGTGCGTTGATCCATCTGCTGCTGGTGCTGGCGTTGGTCGTGCTGATCTATCAGCTTGTGGCGGGCCGACGGGTTCCCTGA
- a CDS encoding PAS domain S-box protein: protein MSDLPDIAIEAGRSDRTSEIDAGAWLAAIVENSDDAILSKTLDGVITTWNRGASRLFGYSAEEAIGKPVTIVIPEDRLHEEEHILARLRAGERIDHFETVRRRKDGTLIEISLTVSPVRNAAGQILGASKIARDITAQKRAAAQQMLLLKEMRHRVKNLFALATGLVALSARGAHDVGELTSDLTARLMALAAAHQLTLPDLDNEGTTESSTTLFSLLEAIVAPHELADERKRIFVKGTDLPVGGGAFTSVALLLHELATNAAKYGALSTPDGRLDVTVSVQDDDAIIHWAECGGPRLDRTPDREGFGTALEQASLKGTGGTLVRSWKDAGLTMEIRFKLSRLAA from the coding sequence TTGTCGGATCTACCGGATATAGCGATTGAGGCAGGCAGGTCGGACAGGACATCGGAAATCGACGCCGGAGCCTGGCTGGCCGCCATTGTGGAAAATTCCGACGACGCCATTCTCAGCAAGACGCTGGACGGGGTCATCACCACCTGGAACCGGGGCGCGTCCCGCCTGTTCGGCTATTCCGCCGAGGAAGCGATCGGCAAGCCGGTGACGATCGTCATTCCCGAAGACCGCCTGCATGAGGAGGAGCATATCCTCGCGCGCCTGCGCGCCGGCGAGCGGATCGATCATTTCGAGACGGTCCGCCGCCGCAAGGACGGCACGCTCATCGAAATATCCCTGACCGTGTCCCCCGTCCGCAACGCGGCGGGGCAGATATTGGGCGCCTCCAAGATCGCCCGCGACATCACCGCCCAGAAACGCGCCGCCGCGCAACAGATGCTGTTGCTCAAGGAGATGCGTCACCGCGTCAAAAATCTTTTCGCCCTGGCCACCGGGCTGGTGGCGCTGAGCGCGCGCGGCGCGCATGATGTCGGGGAACTGACAAGCGACCTGACGGCGCGGCTGATGGCCCTCGCCGCCGCGCACCAGCTCACCTTGCCCGACTTGGACAATGAAGGGACGACGGAAAGCTCCACCACCCTGTTCTCGCTGCTGGAGGCCATCGTCGCTCCCCACGAACTGGCGGATGAGCGCAAGCGCATATTCGTGAAGGGCACGGACCTGCCCGTCGGCGGCGGCGCGTTCACCTCGGTCGCGCTGCTGCTGCACGAATTGGCGACCAATGCCGCCAAATATGGCGCGCTCTCGACCCCGGACGGCCGGCTGGACGTCACCGTCAGCGTTCAGGATGACGATGCGATCATCCATTGGGCGGAATGCGGCGGCCCCCGCCTGGACCGGACGCCGGATCGCGAAGGCTTCGGAACGGCGCTGGAACAGGCGTCGCTCAAGGGCACGGGCGGCACCCTCGTCCGGTCATGGAAGGATGCCGGCCTGACGATGGAAATCCGGTTCAAGCTGAGCCGCCTCGCCGCATAG
- a CDS encoding low affinity iron permease family protein yields MDRIFTNVATSSARLMGQPHAFILSTLLIILWAVSGPFLHYSDTWQLIVNTATTVLTFLAVFLIQNSQNRDGAAMQAKLDEIIRSLDKARVEFVGIEHLTDAQIAAIRDALERDIKDKSGREGSIGPTVERLLQRY; encoded by the coding sequence ATGGACCGGATCTTCACCAACGTCGCCACCAGCAGCGCACGGCTGATGGGACAACCCCATGCTTTCATCCTGTCGACTTTGCTGATCATTCTATGGGCCGTGTCGGGGCCGTTTCTTCACTACTCCGACACATGGCAGTTGATCGTGAACACTGCGACGACGGTGCTGACCTTCCTGGCCGTCTTCCTGATCCAGAACAGCCAGAACCGCGACGGCGCAGCCATGCAGGCGAAGCTGGACGAGATCATCCGGTCGCTGGACAAGGCGCGGGTGGAATTCGTCGGCATCGAACATCTGACCGACGCGCAGATCGCTGCGATCCGAGACGCGCTGGAACGCGACATCAAGGACAAGTCCGGCCGCGAAGGGTCGATCGGACCCACGGTCGAGCGCCTGCTCCAGCGTTATTGA
- a CDS encoding DUF4142 domain-containing protein: MSGGGTFRPGLPACLALLVLSGCNQTDGASEQGPANGSATVAKHYEGPKPEGVSRPDEAVTTTFYIPQAAIGDMYEMEAGKIAMVRARAPEVKAFARMMVADHQRSSDRLRRFVADNPVNIAIPQNIDARRRAMLGQLNGAGDQEFDSVYVGQQAAAHLEAFNLQSSYARRGDYPALRKMAGEMVPVIAAHRKQAEALDARFGPTARSVPAGQ, from the coding sequence ATGAGCGGCGGCGGCACGTTCCGGCCCGGCCTGCCCGCCTGCCTGGCCCTGCTGGTCCTTTCCGGCTGCAACCAGACCGACGGCGCGTCGGAGCAGGGGCCGGCCAATGGCAGCGCCACGGTGGCCAAGCATTATGAAGGGCCGAAGCCCGAAGGCGTTTCCCGCCCGGACGAGGCGGTCACCACCACCTTCTACATCCCGCAGGCGGCGATCGGGGATATGTATGAGATGGAGGCGGGCAAGATCGCCATGGTGCGCGCCCGCGCGCCCGAAGTGAAGGCATTTGCGCGGATGATGGTCGCCGACCACCAGCGGAGCAGCGATCGGCTCCGGCGCTTCGTCGCCGACAATCCGGTCAACATCGCCATTCCGCAGAATATCGATGCGCGCCGCCGGGCGATGCTGGGCCAGCTCAACGGCGCGGGGGACCAGGAATTCGACAGCGTCTATGTCGGCCAGCAGGCCGCGGCGCATCTGGAGGCGTTCAACCTGCAAAGCAGCTATGCCAGGCGGGGCGATTATCCGGCGCTCAGGAAGATGGCGGGAGAGATGGTTCCCGTGATTGCGGCGCACCGCAAGCAGGCGGAGGCGCTGGACGCCAGATTCGGTCCGACCGCGCGGTCGGTCCCGGCCGGGCAATGA
- a CDS encoding ZIP family metal transporter has protein sequence MSIDLSPVLAGTTASLLAGAATGLGGLPLLGIGRSALRYQGAMLGFAAGVMLAASFFSLIVPAVGILDRQGVGSWPAAGTVAVAVLVGGLLLLALSRFSLERFTTAEGLDRIGHRIWLLVAAITLHNAPEGLAVGVSFARDAGGEGYATALGIGIQNIPEGFAVGSALALRYPPIWAFAGALASGLVEPVFGALGAALVHRYAMLLPIALCLAAGAMISVVMDQIAPELGEDGQSAQASLLVGLAVMTCLDIALG, from the coding sequence TTGAGCATCGACCTGTCGCCGGTTCTGGCCGGCACGACGGCCAGCCTGCTCGCGGGCGCGGCGACCGGATTGGGCGGATTGCCCCTGCTGGGCATCGGCCGGTCGGCGCTGCGTTACCAGGGCGCGATGCTGGGGTTCGCGGCGGGCGTGATGCTCGCCGCGTCCTTCTTTTCGCTGATCGTGCCTGCTGTCGGCATATTGGATCGGCAGGGCGTCGGTTCCTGGCCCGCGGCAGGGACGGTTGCCGTCGCGGTGCTGGTAGGCGGGCTGCTGCTGCTGGCCCTCAGCCGTTTCTCCCTGGAGCGGTTCACCACTGCCGAGGGCTTGGACCGGATCGGCCATCGCATCTGGTTGCTGGTGGCGGCGATCACGCTCCACAACGCGCCGGAGGGGCTGGCGGTCGGCGTCAGCTTCGCGCGGGATGCCGGGGGAGAGGGCTATGCCACGGCGCTAGGCATCGGCATTCAGAACATACCCGAAGGCTTTGCCGTGGGGAGCGCGCTGGCGTTGCGCTACCCGCCGATATGGGCCTTTGCCGGGGCGCTGGCCTCAGGGTTGGTGGAGCCTGTCTTCGGGGCCTTGGGCGCGGCGCTGGTGCATCGCTACGCCATGCTGCTGCCCATCGCCCTGTGCCTGGCGGCAGGCGCGATGATCAGCGTCGTGATGGACCAGATCGCGCCGGAACTGGGCGAGGACGGGCAGTCGGCGCAGGCGAGCCTGCTGGTCGGCCTTGCGGTCATGACCTGCCTTGACATTGCGCTGGGTTGA
- a CDS encoding manganese catalase family protein: protein MFMHNKRLQYTVRVSETNPALASLLLEQFGGPDGELAAAMRYFTQGLAEDDPGRKDMLLDIATEELSHLEVIGSIVAMLNKGAKSALTEASMEEAELYMSLNAGGNSHTQSILYGGGPSLTNSSGVPWTAAYVDSRGDPTCDLRSNIAAESRAKIIYERLINITDDPGVKDALGFLMTREVSHQKSFEKALYSIKDNFPAGKLPGLAPYASLYVNASQGEGDAVGPWNTGEQWERIDDIESRLPLDGGDGQASVALPEQEMQDFAAMTERLKSDPNANPVTGADLGGGPGAGKLSDEDLGGASDMADARSQAAAKRPFPSGEE, encoded by the coding sequence ATGTTCATGCATAACAAGCGGCTTCAATATACGGTGAGGGTTTCCGAGACCAATCCCGCGCTCGCCTCCCTGCTGCTGGAACAATTTGGCGGGCCGGACGGAGAACTGGCGGCGGCCATGCGCTATTTCACCCAGGGACTGGCCGAGGACGATCCGGGGCGTAAGGACATGCTGCTGGACATCGCGACCGAGGAACTCAGCCACCTGGAAGTCATCGGGTCGATTGTCGCCATGCTGAACAAGGGCGCGAAGTCGGCCCTGACCGAAGCGTCGATGGAGGAGGCGGAACTCTACATGTCGCTGAACGCGGGCGGGAACAGCCATACCCAGTCGATCCTCTATGGCGGCGGGCCCTCGCTCACCAACAGTTCGGGCGTCCCATGGACCGCCGCCTATGTCGACAGCCGCGGCGATCCCACCTGCGACCTGCGGTCCAACATCGCCGCGGAAAGCCGGGCCAAGATCATCTACGAACGGCTGATCAACATCACCGACGATCCGGGCGTCAAGGATGCGCTGGGCTTCCTGATGACACGGGAGGTTTCGCACCAAAAGAGCTTCGAAAAGGCGCTCTATTCGATCAAGGACAATTTCCCCGCCGGCAAGCTGCCCGGCCTTGCCCCCTATGCCAGCCTCTATGTCAACGCGTCCCAGGGCGAAGGCGATGCGGTCGGCCCCTGGAACACGGGCGAGCAGTGGGAGCGGATCGACGATATTGAGAGCAGGTTGCCTCTCGATGGCGGCGACGGCCAGGCGTCGGTCGCGCTCCCCGAGCAGGAGATGCAGGACTTCGCGGCGATGACCGAACGCCTGAAGTCCGATCCCAACGCCAATCCGGTGACCGGCGCCGATCTGGGCGGCGGGCCGGGCGCGGGCAAGCTGAGCGACGAGGATCTGGGCGGGGCGAGCGACATGGCCGACGCCCGGTCGCAGGCCGCCGCGAAACGCCCCTTTCCGTCGGGCGAGGAATGA
- a CDS encoding response regulator, whose protein sequence is MTEAALQDCRILIAEDEYLIATDLAEALTQDNAVILGPVPRVADALSLIESGTRIDLAVLDVNLCGDMAFPVADALAAQRIPFAFATGYDGWAIPARFANVPRLVKPFRPDRLRSALKSLLPPSR, encoded by the coding sequence ATGACGGAAGCTGCATTGCAGGATTGCCGCATATTGATCGCGGAGGATGAATATCTCATCGCCACCGACCTTGCCGAGGCGCTGACGCAGGACAATGCCGTGATCCTTGGCCCGGTGCCCCGCGTTGCGGACGCGCTGTCGCTGATCGAGTCGGGAACGCGGATCGACCTTGCCGTGCTGGACGTCAACCTGTGCGGCGACATGGCGTTTCCTGTCGCCGACGCGCTGGCGGCGCAGCGCATCCCCTTCGCCTTCGCCACCGGCTATGACGGCTGGGCCATCCCCGCCCGCTTCGCGAATGTGCCGCGCCTAGTAAAGCCCTTCAGGCCGGATCGGTTGCGAAGCGCGCTGAAATCGCTCCTCCCCCCATCCCGCTGA
- a CDS encoding ferredoxin--NADP reductase, translating to MNDVTIEKPVLEPTGALSVETVLSVRHWNEHLFSFRITRPASFRFRSGEFVMIGLQGDNGKPLLRAYSVASPAWDEELEFLSIKVQDGPLTSKLQLIQPGDQIYLGRKPTGTLVTDALLPGRRLFMLSTGTGLAPFLSLARDPDVYEFYEQVVVVHSVRRVSDLAFQDELSGKLADDPLVAEQAASQFHYVPTVTREPFRNNVRIDKLVESGALFEGIPGEARFNPETDRIMMCGSMEMIKQFGAYFEEQGFAEGSNAAPGAYVIERAFVG from the coding sequence TTGAACGACGTGACGATCGAAAAGCCGGTGCTGGAACCGACCGGCGCGCTATCCGTGGAAACCGTGCTGTCGGTGCGGCATTGGAACGAACATCTTTTCAGCTTCCGCATCACGCGGCCGGCCAGCTTCCGCTTCCGGTCGGGCGAGTTCGTGATGATCGGGTTGCAGGGCGACAATGGCAAGCCGCTGCTGCGCGCCTATTCGGTCGCCAGCCCCGCCTGGGACGAGGAACTGGAGTTCCTGTCGATCAAGGTGCAGGACGGGCCGCTGACGTCGAAGCTGCAACTGATCCAGCCGGGCGACCAGATCTATCTGGGCCGCAAGCCCACCGGCACGCTGGTGACGGACGCGCTGCTGCCGGGCAGGCGGCTGTTCATGCTGTCGACCGGCACGGGGCTGGCGCCTTTCCTCAGCCTGGCGCGCGATCCGGATGTCTATGAGTTCTACGAGCAGGTCGTGGTGGTGCATTCCGTCCGCCGGGTGAGCGACCTCGCCTTCCAGGACGAACTGTCGGGCAAGCTGGCGGACGATCCGCTGGTGGCGGAACAGGCGGCTAGCCAGTTCCATTATGTGCCGACCGTGACCCGCGAGCCGTTCCGCAACAATGTCCGCATCGACAAGCTGGTCGAAAGCGGGGCGCTGTTCGAGGGCATTCCGGGCGAAGCCAGGTTCAACCCGGAAACCGACCGGATCATGATGTGCGGCAGCATGGAGATGATCAAGCAGTTCGGCGCCTATTTCGAGGAACAGGGCTTTGCCGAGGGTTCCAACGCCGCGCCGGGCGCCTATGTGATCGAGCGTGCCTTCGTAGGCTGA
- a CDS encoding phosphoenolpyruvate carboxykinase, giving the protein MQAKSPFTLDQQGISTSADQYWNLGTAPLVEAALANGEGILAKDGPLVVKTGKHTGRSASDKFIVRDAETESTVWWGKTNVPMTPEHFAALKADFFAALGQKDKLYIADLFGGSQPEHRVNVRVINEFAWHNLFIRTLLVRPGAEELAGFTPEYTIIDLPTFQADPARHGSRSETVIAVNFTEKLILIGGTRYAGEMKKSVFGILNYLLPTRGVMPMHCSANIGPDGDTAVFFGLSGTGKTTLSADASRTLIGDDEHGWSDTAVFNFEGGCYAKMINLSAEAEPEIFATTKRFGTVLENVVIDEETREIDLDDNSLAENSRGSYPIDFIPNASEKNLGPVPKNIIFLTADAYGVLPPIARLTPEQAMYHFLSGYTARVAGTEIGVTEPTATFSTCFGAPFMPRHPSVYGNLLKERINKGGVTCWLVNTGWTGGKYGVGKRMPIKVTRALLNAALDGSLNNAEFRVDPNFGFQVPVSVPGVDSTILDPRATWDDKAAYDETAGKLVKQFVDNFAQFEDHVDASVREAALTAA; this is encoded by the coding sequence GTGCAGGCCAAATCCCCTTTCACCCTCGATCAGCAGGGTATTTCCACCAGCGCTGATCAATATTGGAATCTGGGCACCGCGCCGCTGGTCGAAGCCGCGCTTGCCAATGGCGAAGGCATTTTGGCCAAGGACGGCCCGCTGGTCGTCAAGACCGGCAAGCATACCGGCCGGTCGGCGAGCGACAAGTTCATCGTCCGGGACGCGGAAACCGAATCCACCGTCTGGTGGGGCAAGACCAACGTGCCCATGACGCCGGAGCATTTTGCGGCGCTGAAGGCCGATTTCTTCGCCGCGCTGGGGCAGAAGGACAAGCTCTACATCGCCGACCTGTTCGGCGGATCGCAGCCCGAACATCGCGTCAACGTGCGCGTCATCAACGAATTCGCCTGGCACAACCTGTTCATCCGCACGCTGCTGGTCCGTCCGGGCGCGGAGGAGCTGGCCGGCTTCACCCCCGAATATACGATCATCGACCTGCCGACCTTCCAGGCCGATCCGGCCCGCCACGGCAGCCGCAGCGAAACCGTCATCGCGGTCAACTTCACCGAGAAGCTGATCCTGATCGGCGGCACGCGCTATGCCGGCGAGATGAAGAAATCCGTCTTCGGCATCCTCAACTATCTGCTGCCCACCCGCGGCGTGATGCCGATGCACTGTTCGGCCAATATCGGCCCCGATGGCGACACCGCCGTCTTCTTCGGCCTGTCGGGCACGGGCAAGACCACCCTGTCGGCCGACGCCAGCCGCACCCTGATCGGCGATGACGAGCATGGCTGGTCGGACACGGCGGTCTTCAATTTCGAGGGCGGCTGCTACGCCAAGATGATCAACCTGTCGGCCGAGGCCGAGCCGGAGATCTTCGCCACCACCAAGCGGTTCGGCACGGTGCTGGAAAATGTCGTGATCGACGAGGAAACCCGCGAGATCGACCTGGACGACAACAGCCTGGCCGAAAACAGCCGCGGTTCCTACCCGATCGACTTCATCCCGAACGCGTCGGAGAAGAATCTGGGGCCGGTGCCGAAGAACATCATCTTCCTGACCGCCGATGCCTATGGCGTGCTGCCGCCGATCGCGCGGCTGACGCCGGAACAGGCCATGTATCACTTCCTTTCGGGCTATACGGCGCGGGTCGCCGGGACCGAGATCGGCGTGACGGAGCCGACGGCCACCTTCTCGACCTGCTTCGGCGCGCCCTTCATGCCGCGCCATCCCTCCGTCTACGGCAATCTGCTGAAGGAACGGATCAACAAGGGCGGCGTGACCTGCTGGCTGGTCAACACCGGCTGGACCGGCGGCAAATATGGCGTCGGCAAGCGGATGCCGATCAAGGTGACTCGCGCCCTGCTGAACGCCGCGCTGGACGGCAGCCTCAACAATGCCGAATTCCGCGTCGATCCGAATTTCGGTTTCCAGGTGCCGGTATCGGTGCCGGGCGTGGATTCGACCATCCTCGATCCGCGCGCGACCTGGGACGACAAGGCGGCCTATGACGAAACCGCCGGCAAGCTGGTCAAGCAGTTCGTCGACAATTTCGCCCAGTTCGAGGACCATGTCGACGCATCGGTGCGCGAGGCGGCCCTGACCGCCGCCTGA
- a CDS encoding response regulator transcription factor yields the protein MTATIALVDDDKNILTSVSIALQTEGFLTRLYSDPEAALKALIENPADLAVFDIKMPRMDGLELLRRLREKSHMPVIFLTSKADELDEALGLAMGADDYISKPFSQRLLIARIRAILRRAEVSKADAAPDEPVAEPIVRGRLEMDPARHRVKWMGLDVTLTVTEFLILETLAARPGVVKNRNQLMDAAYQDDVYVDDRTIDSHIKRLRRKFREVDPEFNAIDTLYGAGYRFSEEA from the coding sequence ATGACCGCAACCATCGCTCTGGTGGACGATGACAAGAATATACTGACCTCCGTCTCCATCGCATTGCAGACGGAGGGGTTTCTGACGCGCCTCTATTCCGATCCGGAGGCGGCGCTGAAGGCGCTGATCGAAAATCCCGCCGACCTTGCCGTGTTCGACATCAAGATGCCGCGCATGGACGGGCTGGAACTGCTGCGGCGGCTGCGGGAAAAGAGCCATATGCCGGTCATCTTCCTGACGTCCAAGGCCGATGAGCTGGACGAGGCGCTGGGCCTGGCCATGGGGGCGGACGATTATATCAGCAAGCCCTTTTCCCAGCGGCTGCTGATCGCGCGCATCCGGGCCATCCTGCGCCGGGCGGAGGTCAGCAAGGCGGATGCCGCGCCCGACGAGCCGGTCGCCGAACCCATAGTGCGCGGACGGCTGGAGATGGACCCGGCCCGCCACCGCGTCAAATGGATGGGCCTGGACGTGACGCTGACCGTCACCGAATTCCTGATCCTGGAAACGCTCGCCGCCCGCCCCGGCGTGGTCAAGAACCGCAACCAGTTGATGGACGCGGCCTATCAGGACGACGTCTATGTCGACGACCGCACCATCGACAGCCACATCAAGCGCCTTCGCCGCAAGTTCCGCGAAGTCGACCCCGAATTCAACGCAATCGACACCCTCTATGGCGCCGGCTATCGTTTCTCCGAAGAAGCATGA